One genomic segment of Primulina tabacum isolate GXHZ01 chromosome 9, ASM2559414v2, whole genome shotgun sequence includes these proteins:
- the LOC142555792 gene encoding uncharacterized protein LOC142555792, translating into MSLSATFASPITTLSIARSEVQCLKPKKNVYFIPVELKSLHLQRSFRVKHASICAASLNATCAAEQTQTVTRQSSTITVAPIQGKEKSPELDDGGTGFPPRDDDGGGGDGGGGGGHWSGGFFFFGFLVFLGFLKDQESEGPYREERRR; encoded by the exons ATGTCACTAAGTGCTACTTTTGCCAGCCCAATTACAACTCTATCGATTG CAAGATCAGAAGTTCAATGTCTGAAGCCAAAGaagaatgtttatttcattccaGTTGAGCTTAAGTCACTCCATTTGCAGCGTTCTTTTCGAGTAAAGCACGCTTCAATATGTGCTGCTTCCCTG AATGCCACTTGTGCTGCAGAGCAGACACAAACAGTCACGAGGCAATCTTCTACCATTACCGTCGCACCTATTCAAG GAAAGGAGAAATCTCCGGAACTCGATGATGGTGGAACAGGATTTCCACCACGTGATGACGATGGTGGCGGCGGCGACGGCGGCGGCGGTGGGGGGCACTGGTCCGGTGGGTTTTTCTTTTTTGGCTTCCTTGTTTTTTTGGGCTTCTTGAAGGACCAAGAAAGCGAAGGACCTTATCGAGAAGAAAGGAGAAGATGA